A genomic segment from Polyangium mundeleinium encodes:
- a CDS encoding CAP domain-containing protein has translation MQNRSAFVTASLALLSFLALGACTGVIGGTDDGEGPDQGDGGSAGMQNGPASSSAGSAGDAGGGSAGGGGAGSAGAGGAGQGAGGGGASSTASSGGGVGCGDGTCGGGESCETCPKDCGACCGNGVCSGAETCMNCASDCGACAMCAGAGEATTALDVEEKGFLAILNDYRASNNLPPLAACTSLNRAAQGHSEDMRDQNYFSHTGQNGSGFSDRACDACYDHACPVQTAMGENIAAGNSTADAVFTQWKNSSGHNANMLGSSYTVIGIGRATGGGDYGVYWTTVFGGATEASCN, from the coding sequence ATGCAAAATCGCTCGGCTTTCGTGACGGCGTCCCTCGCGCTCCTTTCTTTTCTCGCGCTCGGCGCCTGCACTGGCGTCATCGGCGGGACCGATGACGGCGAAGGCCCGGACCAAGGCGATGGGGGTTCAGCGGGAATGCAAAATGGCCCTGCGAGCAGCAGCGCAGGCAGCGCAGGCGACGCGGGCGGCGGCAGTGCGGGCGGCGGCGGCGCGGGGAGTGCAGGCGCGGGCGGCGCGGGGCAAGGCGCCGGGGGTGGAGGCGCCTCTTCCACGGCGAGCTCCGGCGGCGGCGTCGGCTGCGGGGACGGGACGTGCGGCGGCGGCGAGAGCTGCGAGACGTGCCCGAAGGATTGCGGCGCGTGTTGTGGCAATGGAGTTTGCAGCGGCGCCGAGACGTGCATGAACTGCGCCTCCGATTGTGGCGCGTGCGCGATGTGCGCGGGCGCCGGCGAGGCCACGACGGCGCTCGATGTCGAGGAGAAGGGATTTTTGGCGATCCTGAACGATTACCGTGCGTCGAACAACCTGCCGCCGCTCGCGGCGTGCACCTCGCTGAACCGCGCCGCGCAGGGGCACAGCGAGGACATGCGCGACCAGAATTATTTCTCGCACACCGGCCAGAACGGCTCGGGCTTCAGCGACCGCGCGTGCGACGCCTGCTACGACCATGCGTGTCCCGTGCAGACCGCGATGGGCGAGAACATCGCCGCGGGCAACAGCACCGCCGACGCGGTGTTCACGCAATGGAAGAACTCGTCCGGGCACAACGCGAACATGCTCGGCAGCTCGTACACGGTGATCGGCATCGGCCGCGCGACCGGCGGCGGCGATTACGGCGTGTACTGGACGACGGTCTTCGGCGGAGCGACGGAGGCGAGCTGCAACTGA
- a CDS encoding B12-binding domain-containing radical SAM protein, with the protein MRIALLYPPPWKIPARGEPYDMRGDGPPAEYREGDLDADFYQIPYGLLSIAAQALRAGHQVKILNLSAMTWATVEEVLSTLDADLYAMSCWTANRRGVALVAKAIRARRPKAPIVVGGPHASPFAKEILEHWPEVDVATIGESEITFLEIVDRLSAGRSLRGLAGAAYRFEGRVEMGPSRASIEDLDTLASPHAFFDTHILMTSRGCPWACTFCGAENTWGRGFRGQSVSHVLDVLETTVARLPVKMILVKDDTFTTNRKRVLDLCRGIRERNLRFLWSCDTRVDVLGEELLYEMRLAGCERLSLGVESGSPKILKAVDKKITVQKIIDSTELAKKYGIKVRYFMMLGNRGETAETFRETLAFLDRARPHQYIFSCLSIYPGTHDYDEATATGWLDPEVYFTGDFQELKVPFDASEEDTKLMSDWFRENSGLREHFRESAAECEAILARLGDHHAAHLDCASAHYRENNLDAAERHAARALELGHPLPGLCLNMLAVIAARRSAWKNMQDLFTEAWRKDPQHWVLVRNVQKVKAWLDQAGPLRGLPLELEAHNEFQLLERTVQPMLPGPLPPDYAVWSAPAPRAQNPEMRVPQTGSHASFQPKTRLRVVT; encoded by the coding sequence ATGCGTATTGCGCTCCTGTATCCCCCGCCCTGGAAGATCCCGGCTCGCGGCGAGCCGTACGACATGCGCGGCGACGGGCCGCCCGCCGAGTACCGCGAGGGAGATCTCGACGCGGACTTCTACCAGATCCCCTATGGCCTGCTGTCGATCGCGGCGCAGGCCCTTCGCGCCGGTCATCAGGTCAAGATCCTGAACCTCTCGGCGATGACGTGGGCGACGGTCGAGGAGGTGCTCTCCACGCTCGACGCCGATCTCTACGCAATGTCGTGCTGGACCGCGAACCGCCGCGGCGTCGCGCTCGTCGCGAAGGCGATCCGCGCGCGCCGCCCGAAGGCGCCCATCGTCGTCGGGGGACCCCACGCGAGCCCGTTCGCGAAGGAGATCCTCGAACACTGGCCCGAGGTGGACGTCGCCACGATCGGCGAGAGTGAAATCACGTTCCTCGAGATCGTGGATCGCCTCTCGGCGGGGCGCAGCTTGCGCGGGCTCGCGGGCGCGGCGTATCGATTCGAAGGCCGCGTGGAGATGGGGCCGAGCCGCGCGTCGATCGAGGATCTCGACACGCTCGCCTCGCCGCACGCGTTTTTCGACACGCACATCCTGATGACGTCCCGCGGCTGCCCGTGGGCTTGCACGTTCTGCGGGGCCGAGAACACCTGGGGACGCGGGTTTCGGGGGCAATCGGTGTCGCACGTGCTCGACGTGCTCGAAACGACGGTGGCGCGTTTGCCCGTGAAGATGATCTTGGTCAAAGACGACACGTTCACCACGAACCGAAAACGCGTCCTTGACCTGTGCCGCGGCATCCGGGAGCGGAACCTTCGATTCTTGTGGAGCTGCGACACGCGCGTCGACGTGCTCGGCGAGGAGTTGCTCTACGAGATGCGCCTCGCGGGCTGCGAGCGGCTCTCGCTCGGCGTGGAGAGCGGCTCGCCGAAGATTTTGAAGGCGGTCGACAAGAAGATCACGGTCCAGAAGATCATCGATTCGACCGAGCTCGCGAAGAAATACGGCATCAAGGTCCGTTACTTCATGATGCTCGGCAACCGCGGCGAGACGGCCGAGACGTTCCGCGAGACCCTCGCGTTCCTCGACCGCGCGCGGCCCCATCAATACATCTTTTCGTGCCTCTCCATTTACCCTGGCACGCACGATTACGACGAGGCGACGGCCACCGGATGGCTCGATCCGGAGGTGTATTTCACGGGGGATTTCCAGGAGCTCAAGGTCCCCTTCGACGCCTCCGAGGAGGACACGAAGCTCATGAGCGACTGGTTCCGCGAGAACAGCGGCCTGCGCGAGCATTTCCGGGAGAGCGCGGCCGAGTGCGAGGCGATCCTCGCGCGGCTCGGGGATCACCACGCCGCGCACCTCGACTGCGCGAGCGCCCATTACCGGGAAAACAACCTGGATGCGGCCGAGCGGCACGCGGCGCGGGCGCTCGAGCTCGGACACCCCTTGCCCGGGCTTTGCTTGAACATGCTCGCGGTGATCGCGGCCCGGCGCTCGGCCTGGAAGAACATGCAAGACCTCTTCACGGAGGCCTGGCGCAAGGATCCCCAGCACTGGGTGCTCGTGCGCAACGTGCAAAAGGTGAAGGCGTGGCTCGATCAGGCGGGGCCGCTGCGGGGCCTGCCGCTCGAGCTCGAAGCGCACAACGAGTTTCAGCTCCTCGAACGGACCGTGCAGCCGATGCTCCCGGGGCCGCTGCCGCCCGATTACGCAGTCTGGAGCGCGCCCGCGCCGCGCGCGCAGAATCCCGAGATGCGCGTCCCGCAGACCGGCAGCCACGCCTCATTCCAGCCGAAAACACGGCTCCGCGTGGTTACGTGA
- a CDS encoding TFIIB-type zinc ribbon-containing protein, translating into MECPRCKIDLTNDPYRGAEDRHHRRERLETIAHEAGVELDGCRGCGGVFLDHGELAKIQIAASHGETKPTRTPTTALQRVYARAREHGAGTDGEAVATLVCPSCRGEMAARNWGFGSEVTVDTCIECRGVWLDSGELEALEDLFR; encoded by the coding sequence ATGGAATGCCCTCGTTGCAAGATCGACCTGACGAACGACCCCTACCGCGGCGCCGAAGACCGCCATCACCGCCGTGAGCGGCTCGAAACGATCGCTCACGAGGCCGGCGTGGAGCTCGATGGCTGCCGCGGATGCGGCGGCGTCTTCCTCGATCACGGCGAGCTCGCGAAAATCCAGATCGCCGCGTCGCACGGCGAAACGAAGCCGACGCGCACCCCGACGACGGCCCTCCAGCGCGTCTACGCGCGCGCCCGGGAGCACGGCGCGGGGACCGACGGAGAGGCCGTCGCCACGCTCGTTTGCCCGTCCTGCCGAGGCGAGATGGCCGCGCGCAACTGGGGCTTCGGCTCCGAGGTGACGGTCGACACGTGCATCGAGTGCCGCGGCGTATGGCTCGATTCCGGCGAGCTCGAGGCGCTCGAAGACCTCTTCCGTTAA
- a CDS encoding vWA domain-containing protein, with protein MIDNRIEVVFSFDTTGSMYPCLTQVRRKVGETVRRLMKEIPGIRIGIIAHGDYCDAGSTYVTKALDLTDDGDAIVRFVEKVGPTGGGDAPECYELVLHEARSMSWTKNYTKVFVLMGDDVPHGPNQNPKKLDWRSEVDALGAAGIPVYGVQCLGRRHATPFYAELARKSGGFHIGLDQFAYVTDMILAVCYKQSSDEKLQDYEREVKKQGRMNRGLDKMFGTMMKREASTEYGDTDLRAVPGGRFQALEVDRDMPIKQFVLENGLAFKAGRGFYEFMKTETIQGHKEVVLMDRKTGDLYSGERAREMLGLPPGATVRIKPASLEKFVVFVQSTSYNRKLIGGTRFLYEVEDWAKAEAA; from the coding sequence ATGATCGACAACAGGATCGAGGTCGTCTTCTCTTTCGACACCACCGGCAGCATGTACCCCTGCTTGACGCAGGTCCGGCGCAAGGTCGGCGAGACGGTGCGGCGATTGATGAAGGAGATCCCGGGGATCCGGATCGGCATCATCGCCCACGGTGATTATTGCGACGCCGGCTCGACGTACGTGACGAAGGCCCTCGACCTGACCGACGACGGCGACGCGATCGTCCGTTTCGTGGAGAAGGTCGGCCCCACGGGCGGCGGCGACGCGCCCGAGTGTTACGAGCTCGTCCTGCACGAGGCCCGCTCGATGTCCTGGACCAAGAACTACACGAAGGTCTTCGTTTTGATGGGCGACGACGTGCCGCACGGGCCGAACCAGAACCCGAAAAAGCTCGATTGGCGCAGTGAGGTCGACGCGCTCGGCGCGGCCGGGATCCCGGTCTACGGCGTGCAATGCCTCGGCCGCCGCCACGCGACGCCGTTTTACGCGGAGCTCGCGCGGAAGAGCGGCGGGTTCCACATCGGCCTCGACCAGTTCGCCTACGTGACCGACATGATCCTCGCGGTTTGCTACAAGCAATCGTCCGACGAGAAGCTCCAGGATTACGAGCGCGAGGTCAAGAAGCAGGGCCGCATGAACCGCGGCCTCGACAAGATGTTCGGCACGATGATGAAGCGCGAGGCGTCCACCGAATACGGCGACACCGACCTCCGCGCCGTGCCGGGCGGCAGGTTCCAGGCGCTCGAGGTGGACCGCGACATGCCCATCAAGCAGTTCGTCCTGGAAAATGGCCTGGCCTTCAAGGCGGGCCGCGGCTTCTACGAGTTCATGAAGACCGAGACGATCCAGGGGCACAAAGAGGTGGTGCTGATGGACCGCAAGACGGGCGATCTCTACAGCGGCGAGCGCGCCCGCGAGATGCTCGGTTTGCCGCCCGGCGCGACCGTGCGCATCAAGCCCGCGAGCCTGGAGAAGTTCGTGGTCTTCGTGCAGAGCACCTCGTACAACCGCAAGCTCATCGGCGGCACGCGCTTCCTTTACGAGGTCGAGGACTGGGCCAAGGCCGAGGCCGCCTGA